Genomic DNA from Telopea speciosissima isolate NSW1024214 ecotype Mountain lineage chromosome 2, Tspe_v1, whole genome shotgun sequence:
GGCTTTTAGCTGAGAAGGGTGTGTTGATTGAGTTGACAAAAAGAAGCTTCAAATACACTTGTTCTAACACAAGATACAAGCCTAGATATAATagaggaaaaggaaaggatGCGGCTAGTTGTCAATGAATTTGTTCATGATGACCAAACTTTTGGCAGATGCTTATTAATTTTTACActattaaataaaatagaaatatcATCTACTaaaatatgataatattatttaCTGATTGTATAGATGGAACTTTTGCAAATTAACGTATATGGAATACATCTGCTAGCCTTCTGGTCATGATAGTTGTAGGCTGTGGTTAGGTAGTTCTGAAATTTTGGAATATgagtaagaaataaaaaatgaaccagCACCTTGAGTACATGTTTTATCAAAACCTTCGGTGTAAAAAAAGGAGGATGGTGTATTTCCAAGATTAGATTCTATTTTTGAATGAACCTCGTAATTGTAAGAAAGTAGTTTTTTAGCTCTGGACCAAGCTATAGGAAAAATTGGGATCGGTTCCTAGCGGATCTCTCCCCTTCAAAATCGGACGTGAAGGTTTCCTCCCATCTGGCTCATGTAATTACACTAAGTAAAGATAAACAAAGGGGTTCTCCCTTTTTTGTTCtagaaaccccaaaaagaaCTACTCCTTACTCATGTCCCAGTGAAGAACAACCACGATTCAGTTCATTGATCATGCTGTACCATCACTGTCAGTCAAACAATTTAGAAGGCAAAGGTGTAATACCTGATCTTGGAGTCCTTTCAGGGTAGTACCATCTGACTGCCACCAGAGCAAACCTAAAATAATAGCTGTGGCAAGAACTTGGGTGATTCTCAACCAGCTTAAGTAATCATGCCGCCTTTCTTTGATGCCTCTCTGAAACAGGATGGAATACTGTTCCCACCAGCTTGCCCCCCATTCTCTCATTACCTTCGACTTGAATTCTTCGTTGATGGGTATCGGCATCAtgagtttcttcttctcattctctgCCACCCTTGTCTCATAGGCCTCGACAAGGTACTGTTTAATACAATACTCACAGGGTTAGAAGCTGGTGCTTGCCAGTTACAACAAAAGTTCCTGTATTTTACTTTACATATTATGAGAGATGTGTAAGTTCTGTTCATTATGTTCATAGTATCAGTAGAATGATCTTAGGTACATACATGATTATACAAATGGCATGCTACTAATAGTTGAAGCAAGAagcaaatttgaattttgattgttaTCTGGATATTAGAAGGGACAACTATCCTTGAAGAAAAGATCTGGTTCCTCCTATGTGGGATGCTTCTACGTATAGTGATTCAAAAACAAGGAGCATTACCTCATGCACCACTgtaggagatggctttccattTCTTGTTTCAGTTTCTGTGTCTCCCATCTGCACTTTATCCTCTAATTCTGATGGTACGGAAACATCATTTATATTTCCATTTGCTAGATCTAGCAGGAATTCTGCTGGATTCATGGCAATGAGAGGGGAGCATCCTATGGAAGAGAAATAAACCATTGCCTCCGATGCCTTTCCGAAGTAGAGTAAGCACCCTTTCCCGAGAAGGATCAATTTGTCAAACTTGTGGAACAATCTGCTGGATGGCTGATGGATTGTAGTCACCACTGTTTTGCCAGCCTGCCATTAGATTCAGAGACAACATAGGAACAAACTAGTTGAGTTTTAGACTCTTAGCATATCAGATTCTGACTTATACTTTTCTCTCAAATGCTTTTACAGAGAGAATGTTCCGTCTTTCTAGTATTAGCTAATTACCTCCAGTCGACGGTTCCGCAAACTTGAACTCGATGACTGGAGGCTATGAATGCTAGGGTCCAAGTGGACTTTGAGAAGGTTAAGACTGAATTCCAAGTTTTGAGATGAGATTTTCAAGTACTCTGGTTTGATACTCCTTTCAGTCCTAAGAAAATTGAGTTACCTTCTGCACTTGGTACAACTCTTATTGCTTTCAGTTCAGCTGAGACACAAGTTTTTCAGGTTAGTAGATGTTGACTTAGAAATCTGCGTACCTCAGCAATGTCATGTAACATCTGAACAATCCTAAGAGCTGTCGTTGAATCCAAGCCAGAGGTTGGCTCATCGAGAAACAGAACTGAAGGGTTGATTAGAATCTCACTGCCGATACACACTCTTTTCCTCTCACCACCTGAAACTCCCCTCACAAACGAGCCTCCAATCATAGTGTCTTGACACCTGCACACACCAACCACCAAATACTGAGTATTTCCCCCATACACATGTTAATTTGTAATTATAttgatgattttattaactATTGGATCTGTTGTAGCTGTACTAAAAAGTCATTCTGAGATTTCATAATAGTAAGGAGAAGGGGAATACCTCTCCAAGCCAAGCTCGTAGATGACATTCTTGGCTCGTTCTTCTTTCTGTTGTCTTGTCAGTTTTTTTGGCAATCGCAGAAGAGCTGCATATGTTAATGTTTCTCTCACTGTAAGGTGAGGAAATAGAACGTCGTCTTGAGTTACGAATCCTATCCTGCCATATATTTCATGTTAAGCAATAGTGGTTTTATCTCCCTGGGTTTTCATTTCCATGTTCATGATTGGATCCACTGGTTGGCTTTGGAAAACCCCTTCAATCATGAACATGATCACCTTGTTGTAATTCTTTTAAGCTCATAACAGCTCCAACTGGTCATCAAGTGACTTTCTGAATTCTGTGTTCATATTGAGTTTCATACCTGCGTTTTAGGGACTTGGAATATGGCTGATCATTGTAAGTAATAGAGCCACCCTGAGCAGGGACACTTAGTCTTCCACCAAGCAGACTTAGAAGGGTGGTCTTTCCACTGCCTGATGGTCCCATTAATGCCAAAACTTCTCCTGGATTCACTGAACCTGTAATCCCATTTAAGATATCCTTCTCTACTGTTGTCCTGACACCTTTAAGAACAACCTTGTATGTCACATCTGTGAACTGCAGAATGCAggaatcaaaatgaaaaaaagtgaATTTCCCATCCATGGACATGTCCACagaataattaataattgaTTGTAATCATCTGAATTATGTATTCAAAGCTTGATTCCTT
This window encodes:
- the LOC122651930 gene encoding ABC transporter G family member 22-like encodes the protein MKFTDVTYKVVLKGVRTTVEKDILNGITGSVNPGEVLALMGPSGSGKTTLLSLLGGRLSVPAQGGSITYNDQPYSKSLKRRIGFVTQDDVLFPHLTVRETLTYAALLRLPKKLTRQQKEERAKNVIYELGLERCQDTMIGGSFVRGVSGGERKRVCIGSEILINPSVLFLDEPTSGLDSTTALRIVQMLHDIAEAGKTVVTTIHQPSSRLFHKFDKLILLGKGCLLYFGKASEAMVYFSSIGCSPLIAMNPAEFLLDLANGNINDVSVPSELEDKVQMGDTETETRNGKPSPTVVHEYLVEAYETRVAENEKKKLMMPIPINEEFKSKVMREWGASWWEQYSILFQRGIKERRHDYLSWLRITQVLATAIILGLLWWQSDGTTLKGLQDQAGLLFFISVFWGFFPVFTAIFTFPQERAMINKERAVDMYKLSAYFLARTTSDLPLDLFLPVLFLLVVYFMAGLTLSVGPFFLSMLTVFLCIIAAQGLGLAIGATLMDVKKATTLASVTVMTFMLAGGFFVKRVPVFVTWIRYISFNYHTYRLLLKVQYNNKTPSIYGTKLDCGLTEVVALVIMVFGYRILAYLSLRKMKL